The Thalassophryne amazonica chromosome 13, fThaAma1.1, whole genome shotgun sequence genome window below encodes:
- the LOC117523440 gene encoding DNA damage-inducible transcript 4 protein-like, which produces MSFSCGQSLDGSCPPSPLEDRSSKRLSWSSLLQKVSDLQGLDQLGSSTETGSSADMSMDSDTSSLWYSLEENIATEVMATITQSLYESSHVLGCFKLILPDCLLHNISQELIHLADSEPCGLRGALIDLCVESGDQGLLCTLDQIAVDATLVPTFHVTLVLRLESGGLWQKVQKLFKDPKSSQTHGSRARARHSLRLKTTFRAIKRKLYSSGELLVEEC; this is translated from the exons ATGTCTTTTTCTTGCGGCCAGTCTCTGGACGGCAGCTGTCCTCCGTCTCCGCTGGAGGACAGGAGCTCCAAGCGGCTGTCctggagcagtctgctgcagaagGTGTCCGATCTGCAGGGACTCGATCAGCTGGGCAGCAGCACTGAAACCG GGTCTTCAGCCGACATGTccatggattcagacaccagctCCTTGTGGTATTCTCTGGAGGAGAACATCGCTACAGAGGTGATGGCAACAATCACACAGAGCCTATACGAGTCTTCACATGTCCTAGGCTGCTTCAAACTCATCTTACCAGACTGTCTGCTCCACAACATCAGCCAGGAGCTCATTCACTTAGCTGACAGTGAGCCATGTGGCCTCAGGGGGGCGCTCATAGACTTGTGTGTTGAGTCTGGGGACCAGGGGCTGCTATGCACTTTGGATCAAATTGCAGTGGATGCCACTTTGGTCCCGACCTTCCACGTGACCCTGGTTCTTAGACTGGAGTCTGGAGGACTGTGGCAGAAAGTTCAGAAACTCTTTAAAGATCCAAAGTCGTCACAGACACACGGGTCACGTGCAAGAGCCCGACACAGTCTGAGACTGAAAACCACCTTCAGGGCTATCAAAAGGAAACTATACAGTTCAGGAGAGCTGCTGGTTGAGGAGTGCTAA
- the dnajb12a gene encoding dnaJ homolog subfamily B member 12a: MDSNKDEAERCIKIAVNAISNSQPDKAKKFLEKAQRLFPTDKAKKLLESLTHNGKPPEENGEPINGEGPTMRHRSHREETNSAGATDSTKPYTTEQLDAVKKIKSCKDYYQILGVEKSASDEDLKKAYRKLALKFHPDKNHAPGATEAFKAIGNAYAVLSNTDKRRQYDQYGEERSQPNRHRHHREFEADISPEDLFNMFFGGGFPSSNVHVYRNGRMHFAQQNRQERREQHRDGGLALFVQLMPILILIIVSALSQMMVTPPPYSLSYRPSAGHIHKKYTSNLKVLFYVGERFDEEYSGNNLKNVERSVEEDYISNLRNNCWKEKQQKEGLLYRARYFGDSDLYQRAQRMGTPSCSRLSEIQDG, encoded by the exons ATGGACTCAAACAAGGACGAAGCCGAGCGATGCATTAAAATAGCTGTAAACGCGATCAGTAACAGCCAACCGGACAAAGCAAAGAAGTTTTTGGAAAAGGCACAACGACTGTTTCCGACAGATAAAGCTAAAA aattGCTGGAATCATTAACACATAATGGAAAGCCTCCGGAAGAGAATGGGGAGCCCATTAATGGTGAAGGACCCACTATGAGGCACCGTAGTCACAGAGAGGAGACTAATTCAGCAGGAGCCACTGACTCAACCAAACCCTACACCACAGAACAGCTAGATGCTGTCAAAAA AATTAAGAGCTGTAAAGATTACTACCAGATTCTGGGAGTTGAGAAGAGTGCATCTGATGAGGATCTAAAGAAGGCTTACCGAAAGCTCGCACTGAAGTTTCACCCAGATAAAAACCATGCCCCTGGAGCTACAGAAGCATTCAAGG CTATTGGTAACGCCTACGCTGTGCTGAGTAACACTGACAAACGAAGGCAGTACGACCAGTATGGAGAGGAAAGGTCACAGCCGAACAGACACAGGCATCACCGTGAATTTGAAGCAGATATCTCACCTGAGGACCTGTTCAACATGTTTTTTGGTGGGGGTTTCCCATCAA GTAATGTACATGTTTACAGAAATGGAAGAATGCACTTTGCCCAACAGAATAGACAAGAAAGACGAGAACAACATAGAGAC GGAGGACTGGCCCTGTTCGTACAACTGATGCCCATCTTAATCCTCATTATTGTTTCTGCTCTCAGCCAAATGATGGTGACCCCGCCGCCGTACAGCCTTAGTTACCGCcc GTCAGCCGGACATATCCACAAAAAGTATACATCAAACTTGAAGGTTCTTTTCTATGTGGGAGAACGTTTTGATGAAGAATATTCGGGGAATAACTTGAAGAATGTTGAAAGGAGTGTAGAAGAAGATTATATCTCCAACCTCAGAAACAACTGTTGGAAAGAGAAGCAACAGA AGGAAGGTCTACTGTATCGTGCTCGTTACTTTGGAGATTCAGACTTATACCAAAGGGCACAGAGAATGGGGACTCCCAGCTGTTCCCGGCTATCTGAGATTCAAGATGGGTAG